The sequence CTCTCGGCGGGGGAGTCGTTGGCGATTTGGCAGGCTTTGTTGCGTCAACTTACATGCGTGGCATTCATTTCCTACAAATCCCGACCAGCCTAACTGCCCAAGTCGATTCTTCTATCGGGGGAAAAACTGGCGTGAACACCCCATTTGCCAAAAATATGGTGGGCACTTTCTGCCAGCCAGACGGCGTACTCATCGACCCTGATACCCTAAAAACACTCGGTAAACGAGAATTGATTGAAGGAATGGGCGAGGTTGTCAAATATGGCTTAATAGATGACGTGGAGCTCTGGGAAACCCTAGACCAACTAGATGGATCTGTCAAGAGCATTTTGGAGCATGCTGACTATATCATCTACCACTCCTGCGAAGTTAAACGCAAGGTCGTTGTCGAGGATGAATTGGACAACGGTGTCAGACTCTACCTAAATTTCGGTCACACCATTGGACATGCTATCGAAGCTACCGCTGGCTACGGCCAAGTCATGCACGGTGAAGCTGTTGCCATCGGTATGGTCCAGATTGCACGTGTAGCTGAGAAAAAAGGACTCATGCCAGCTGGTATTACTGAAAAAATTATCGCCATGTGCGAAAAATTCGGCTTGCCAACTACACACCAACCTTGGAATGTAGATGAACTGTACGCTGCCTTAACACGAGATAAAAAAGCACGAGGCAAGACCATCAAACTTGTCATCGTACCACAATTAGGCAAGGCAGCCATCCATCAAATCCCAATGGGAGAAATGCTGGAATATCTACAAGTATAGTCAAATAAATTAGCTTTCAGACAAGAACTGAAGAGCTTGCAGTACTAGAGTACGGCAAGCTGAGAGTGACGATATATCAAGGTTAATTCAAATGACGATATAAAAAAAGACTACTGATTTGAATAAATCAGTAGTCTTTTTTTTTTACAAAATCATCTCATCATCAATGAGTTTTTCACCGCTATTTTTATGGAAGAGTTCCATAAGGTCTTGAACGGTTAAGTTTTTCTTTTCTTCACCACGAACATCGACAACAATCTGACCACGGTGCAACATGACCAAACGGTTTCCATATTCAATGGCATTTTCCATGTTATGGGTAATCATAAGGGCTGTCAATTGATGACTTTCCACGATTTTCTTGGTCAATTCCATCACCATGTCACTGGTCTTTGGATCTAGCGCCGCAGTATGCTCATCTAGGAGGAGAACTTTTGGTTTCACGAGCGAAGCCATCATCAAGGTCAGTGCCTGACGCTGCCCCCCTGAAAGAAACTGCGTATCCACTTTCATACGCTCTTCCAAGCCCAAACCAAGTTCTTTCAAGGCCTCTTTGAAAATAGCACGTTCACTGTCTTTCACACCCCAGCCTAGACCACGAGATAAACCACGGCGGTAGGCAATGGCCATATTTTCTTCAATGGTCAAGCGGGAAGCCGTGCCCATCTTAGGATCTTGGAAAACTCTACTAATGTCTTTTGAGCGTTTAGCAGCTGAGACATTTTTGATGGATTTTCCTTCAAGTAAAATATCACCTGAATCAACTGTCAAAGCACCTGCAAGTGAGTTCATAAAAGTTGATTTACCTGCACCGTTACCACCGATAATGGAGATAAAATCACCTTCTTGTACATCCAAGTTTAAACCTCGAAGAACATGGTTCTCATTAACCGTTCCTGCTTCGAAGGTTTTATGAATATTTTGAATCGATAAAATAGTTGTCATTACTTCCTCCTAAGCGTTTCCGTTCAACTTTGGACGACGAATGTTGAGCTTTTTCTGCAATTCTGGCACATAGAGAACCGTTGCCAAGAGAATGGCAGAGAAGAGTTTCACAAGGTCAGCATCCATACCTGGAATTTCCAAGATAGTCAAAATAATCAAGCGGTAAATAACAGCTCCTAGTACGACAGATGCCAAGCGTTGTCCAATTTTCAAATTGCGCAATACCACTTCTGCGATAATCACAGAAGCCAAGCCGATAACAATGGTACCTGTACCAGAGTTCAAATCTGCATAGCCATTGTTTTGTGTCAATAAGGCACCACAGAGGGCAATCAAGCCATTGGACAACATATAACCATAGATTTTCATATTATCAACATTGATGCCGTTGGCCTCACTCATCGGGATATTGTCACCTGTTGAACGAATGGCCAAACCAATTTGCGTATTGAGCAAAAGGGTCAATAAAAGGATCACCACAATAACGAAGACTGCTCCAATCAGCAAAACAGCATTTGTCTTCGTAAGGCCCAAATCTTGTAATTGTGTCACCAATGTTTCCTGTTTTAGCAAGGCTACGTTTGCCTTTCCCAAAACCTTGAGGTTAATCGAGTAGAGGCCCGTCAAGGTTACGATACCTGTTAAAAGGGCTGGAATTTTCAACTTGGTATGAAGCAAGCCCGACACTAAACCAGCTAGCATCCCCGCGACAAAGCCTAGGAAGGTCGCAAGCAAAGGGTTCAGCCCATTAACAATTCCAGTTGCACAGACAGCGGCGCCAAGCGGGTAGGCACCTTCTGCTGTCAAGTCTGCGATATCTAAAATACGGAAGGTCAGGTAAACACCGATGGCCATAATTGACCAAAGGAGACCCTGAGAAATACTTGATAAAATCAAATCCACGATTTACTCCTTTTATTGCCCCGTCATCAATTGGGGTCTTCTAGTTTTTCTTATTCTGAAACGGTAAGGTTAGATACATCAATACCGAGTTTTTCTGCCATATCAGTATTGACATGCAATTCAACAGTTTCTGGATACTGAACAGCTGTTTCTGCTGGATCAGCACCTTCGAGAATTTCGATAGCAATCTTAGCAGTCTGACGCCCAAGCGCTTCGTAGTTAGTACCGTAAGTTAGGAGACCACCTTGATCTACCATGTCTGTCGAACCACCAATAACTGGCACCTTATACTCAACAGATAATTCACCAATCATTGACATCGTTGATGCAACAGTATTGTCCGTTGGAACAAAGACAGCATCTACATCTTGCATCAAGATAGTTGCTGCGTCTTGAACTTCATTTGTCGAAGAAATGCCCTTAACAACAACTGTATAACCTGCATCTTCAAGTAATTTTTGCGCTTGCTCAACCTGTACTTCTGAATTTCGCTCACTGGTCGTATAGAGAATACCAACTGTTTTCGCATCTGGCACAGCCTGTCCCAACAATTCAACTTGTTTATCAATTGGTGCCTGGTCAGATGTACCTGTTAATAATCCACCAGGTTGTTCAATTGATTCAACCAAGTCAGCTGAAAGTGGGTCCGTTACTGCAGTAAACAGAATCGGTGTTTCCGTCGAAACAGTTGCCAAACTTTGTGCTGCAGGTGTTGCAATCGCTAGGACGATATCATTATCACCGACCAATTGCTCTGAAATGGTCTGAAGATTGGCCTGATCTCCTTGAGCATTTTGGTAGTCCAAGGTAATCTTGTCACCTTCTGTATAACCATTTGCAGCCAATTCTGCCACAAACCCTTCACGTGCTGCTGTCAAAGAATCATGCTCCATATATTGCAAAATACCAACAGCAACGGTTTCACTAGATGAACTGTTTGAAGATGTTGAGCATGCTGCTAAAGCCAAGGCGCTCAAACCGATAACTGAAATTCCTGTTAATTTTTTAACCAAATACGAATACATACATTTCTCCTAGCTATTTTTTATTTATTTCGCTAATGCTTCAATCGTTGCAGGATCAATTCCCACCGCACTAGCCATTTCTTCGTTCACTGCAATCGCTGCCGTTTCAGGTGTTTCAACTGCCAATTCTGCTGGATCAGCACCTTCAAGGATTTGAACAGCCAACTCACCAGCCTGAACACCGATAGCGTGGTAATCAACTCCGTATGTGAAGAGGGCTGCATCTAGGACAGCGGCATCGGAACCCATTGCAGGGACTTTTGCTTCTTTCAAAATTTCACCGATTGTAGAAGCTGTTGAAGCTACTGTATTGTCTGTTGGAAGATAGATTGCATCAACCTGACCAGCAAGAGACGTCATCACTTGTTGTACATCATTGGTAGATGTAACTGTTTTGATAACAACGGAAACGCCAGCTGCTTCTAGGGCTTTCTTAGCTGTTTCGGCCTGGACCTCTGAGTTTACTTCGCTTGAGTTGTAGAAGATACCAACTGTTTTAGCTTCTGGTACAACTTTGAGCAACATCTCAATTTGACCTTCAACATCTGTCGAATCGACTGAACCTGTCATATTTCCACCAGGTGCTTCCATTGAATTCACTAAACCTGCTTCTACTGGATCCGTTACAGCAGTAAATACTGACGGTGTCTCCGAATCAACACTCAACAAGGCCTGGGCAGCTGGAGTCGCAATAGCAAAGTTTACATTGTTCTCTCCTGCCAACTGCTCCACCATAGTTTGGAGGTTAGCTTGATCACCCTGTGAATTTTGGTAATCAACTGTTATGTTTTCACCTTCCACGTATCCTGCTTCTGCCAAGGCTTCTAAAAATCCTTCACGTGAAGCAGAAAGCGCATCGTGCTCAGCGTATTGGATAATACCAAGTTTTACAGATTCAGAATCGGAAGAGCTTGCCGAACAAGCCGCCAAAGTTACTGCTGACAATAGAGCTACTGAGCTCAATACAATTTTTTTAAACCCCATAAGTTTAATCTCCTTTAATTTTTTGAAATGATGCCATTTATCATCGGTCTGTAGCATGCAGGATACAAAAATGGGACCGTCCTAGATATATCTAAACGGTCCCAATTCTACTGTATAAGAAAAACAGAATGAGCGACTGGCCTATTTAGATATAACATCTATGTAGGCAACGTCAAAACAACCACAGCCACATAGATACAAACTTTACGTTCCCGTGTTTGTATCCATGAACTTCATGTCTACAAACACTATCTAAAATAGCTGTAGAAATACTTCTGATTGACTGATTGTGTTTGACAAGCTGTCTTCATACTGTGTCTCCTTTTCTCATTTCATTTAGGTTAGTAAAATAATAAAACTTTTTGATGGATTTGTCAAGCAATTTTATCCAGAATTGTCAGATTTTTTCAACTTTTTTGAAAATATTTCAAATATGAAAAAAAATATAGCCTTTCGGCCATATTTTACAGCAATTCATTTAATGGTTGGAAGATAATGCGTTCCAAATCAGCTACATAGGTTCCAAGAATTTGTTGTTTACTGAAATATTCAACAAGTAATGGATTGGCCTGAACTTGTTTATTAAACTCAACCATTTTTTTCTGAACATCCTCACCTGGAATTTGACCAGCCTGCAACTGTGCTTGGACATCTTTTTGGAAATTGACATAGTTTTCCAAGATTGTTTTGGCTTCCTTATTGCCATCGATTGAAACCTTAATCGCTTCGACTGCCTTGTATTCAGGTAAGTTTCGAATGGCGCGCTCCAATTGGTTGGCAATATCATAGACATTTGTTGACATAAGTTGCTCCTATTCTATCGAGATACTATAAGAAGTCTTCTCCTCCAATCGACGAAAAGCTTCTTGTTGATCTCGTTTATTTTTAAACGTTATTTGTAAAATACCATGAATATCTTCTCGATTTTCTTCATTAATACGAATATTGACGACTGAAATACCACGTAGAATTTCAAGTATGGCAAGAATGATGTCCTCTTGGTCTGGAACTGTGATAAACAGATCATAGAAGGAATCGACACCAGCTCGCTTATGGATTTCCATAGCTTTTCGTGTCTGCCGACCTGCTTCAAAGAACTGCCAGATTGCTTCTTCATCGCCTGCTTGAATCATGTGTGCAACTTGGTCTAGCCTAGCTTGAAATTCTTGCATTCTCTCTAAGATACTCTCACGGTTGGACAAAAGAATGCTAGTCCACATACCAGGCTCGCTCTCAGCGATCCGCGTCATATCCCGAAAACCACCTGCTGCAAAATTGTTGGTCAGGGGGTAGTCAGAAACGTAGGCCCCGGCTTGATTCATCAAACTGGAAGCCAAAACATGCGGAAAATGAGAAACTTGACTGGTAATGCGGTCATGGTCCTGGGCAGAAATCTCAATAAAGCGTGCTCGGAGGCCAGATAACAAATCTGTCATCCGGGCTATCGCGTCCTTTTTCGTTGCTAAAGAAGGGGTGAAAATGTAATAAGCATTTTCAAACAAGTGGACATCTGCTGCCGCCGCCCCTGTCTTATGGCTACCAGCCATTGGATGACCACCGATAAAATTCACATTCTTAGGTGCCAAATAGGTATCTGCTGCTGCAACAATTTCTGCCTTGGTAGAACCTGCATCCGTAACCAAGACCTGTTCTTTCAAATCAAGAGTTGCCAGTTTTTTGATAAATTGAATGGTTTGCTTAATGGGAAGACATAAGATTATGACATCTGCCTCAGCCGCAAACTTTTCAAAACAATCCGTCGCAGCATCAATCATCCCAGCTTCGAGCGCGATAATCCGTGATTCCTGACTTCGATTGTAACCTAACAAACGGTATTCCGGATGGTCACGTCGAATTCCAAGAGCAATGGAAGCTCCTATTAAGCCGAGCCCAGCGATATAAATCGTTTTTGACATAGACTCACCTAGAATTCTTTCGTGAACTGACGGTGTTTGTCAACCGCTTCTTTCAATTCCTCCATGTTATCAGAAGAGAATTTTTCTAAAATTTCAGTTGCAAGTACGGTTGCTACGACAGCTTCCATTACAACGCCTGCTGCAGGAAGAGCCGTAGGATCTGAGCGTTCAACCGTTGCCTTATAAGGCTCGTGGGTTTCAATATCTACGGACATGAGTGGCTTATAGAGAGTCGGAATCGGCTTCATAACACCACGAATCACAATAGGTTCTCCGTTGGTCATCCCGCCTTCAAATCCTCCAAGGTTATTGGTACGACGCGTATAGCCTGCTTCTTCAGACCATACGATTTCGTCCATGACCTGACTGCCTTTTAAGTAGCCCGCCTGGAACCCTACGCCGAATTCAACCCCTTTAAAAGCATTGATGGAAACAACCGCTTGAGCTAGTTTGGCATCCAATTTCTTATCCCATTGTACATAGGAACCCAAACCAACTGGCACTCCTCCAACGATGGTTTCAACAACGCCACCAATGGTATCCCCATCACGTTTGATTTGGTCGATATAGGCTTTGATCTCGTCTTCACGCTCTTGGTTGACAATAGATACCTCCGATTGAGCAGCCAACTCCCGTACTTGAGCAACGCTTAGGCCATCTGGGACATCAATTTCTTTACCACCAAAGACGACTACATGATTGGCAATTTCCATGTCTAATTCTGCTAAAATTCGTTTGGCAACAGCGCCAACTGCCACACGCATAGTGGTCTCGCGCGCACTTGATCGTTCGAGTGAATTGCGCAAATCATCAAATCGATATTTAATACCACCAACTAGGTCAGCATGCCCAGGTCGTGGTCGCGTGATGCGGCGCTTACTTTTCAACTTATCATCAATATCTTCGACTGACATGATTTCCAACCATTTTTGATGGTCTTTATTAGTGACATTGAGTGTAATAGGAGCTCCAGTTGTTTTCCCATGTCGGACACCGGCAGTGATTTCCACCTGGTCGGTTTCAATTTGCATGCGAGCACCTCGACCGTATCCTCCCTGACGGCGTTTCAGGTCTTCATTAATCTGCTCTGCTGTTAAAGGTAGTCCAGCAGGCACTCCCTCAATAATGGCTGTTAATCGTGGTCCATGGGATTCTCCCGCTGTTAAATATCTCATCTAGTTCTCCAGTATTTCTAAAAATTTGCGTGTATTTGCTAGGGACATTTGTCCTGGTGCACTAGCTTCGTCCAGGCTAGCAAAGGTCCAGCAGGAACCTGTTACAACTCCTGCTATACGCGACAGTTTTCCAAAACGCCCCATTGACATAGTCGCAAAGGCTTGGCCGGCGTGGAGGTTTTTAAAGGCACGTGTAAAGTTCATCACATCCAGTACATCCTGTTCGGTGTTAGCCATCACAGCCATCTTCACCACAGCAGGAGATAGACTAGTCAGCTCTGAAATGATCTCCATAAAATTATCGGGTGTTTCAATGAAGTTATGGTAGCTGAGAACCAAATTTGGAAATTCCAACATCTGATCAAAGACATCCCGATGACTATAGTATTCAAAGTCGATATAATCAGGCTGATAAAGAGCTGCCACTTCCTTGATCAAGTGCACATAGTCCTGGTTCGATAGATCAATCAAACCACCTTCTTTGGTCGTTCGAAGAGTGAAAAGAATTTCACGGCCGACAAATTTCTCAAAAACAGCTGGCGCAACTGTCAAAATCTGTTCTTTTGGAAGATAATCTGCTCTCCATTCAATGATGTCGGCATCTGCCAAACGCTCAGCATCCAGTGCTAAGAGCTCTTCCATATTTTGGGGCATGATGGGGACGATAATTTTCATTTTTCTACCTGTATCGTAAATACCTTGAGGTAATTACTACTTTCATCAGATTGATTCACCGCAAAATCACTTGGGAGGCGGTAGGTGGCAAGATATTTGTGAGGAATACCTGCAAAACCTTTTTCAATTTGCGCTTTAAATTTTTCAATCGAAAGATTGGATGCGTTGGTCGAGGTGATCAATACCCCTTTGGGATTTAAAATCGTCAAGGCCTGCGAAACCAGTTTGTGGTAATCTTTCACAACTGAAAAAGTTTGTTTTTTATTGCGAGCAAAGCTTGGTGGATCGATGACAATGACATCAAAACCAAGACCTTTTTTCTGAGCATACTTAAAATATTCAAACACATCCATGACATGGAAGAAATGCTGCTCCAAGTCGATATGGTTGGCAACAAAATGCGCTTGAGACAATTCTCTTGATCGCTTAGCCAAGTCAACTGAGCGGGTCTCAACTGCTCCACCCATAGCAGCAGCAACAGAAAAAGCTGCTGTATAAGAGAACATGTTGAGGACTGATTTACCAGCGGCTAAACCATCCACTAGGCTACCACGGACTTGGTGCTGATCCAAGAAAATCCCCGTCATCAATCCATCATTTAGAAAGACCTGATAAGAGACACCATTTTCTAGAATGGTAAAGTTAGCAGGAGCTTCCTGACCGAAAAGATGGGCTGATTCATAGTCCAATCCCTTGAACCGAATTTTTTCATAACCACCAGCCAGCTCTGGATAGACGGACTGAAAAGCTGCTACAATCGTTTCTTTCTGCGAATAAACAAAGGCATTGTACCAAGAAAAGAGAGCAAAATCTCCATATAGATCAATGCTCAAGCCACCAAAACCATCTCCATCTTGGTTAAAAATCCGAAAAGCCGTTGTATGAGAATCCTCAAAATATGCCCGACGCTTGGACTTGGCAGCTTGAAATAGATTATGGTAGAAAACAGAGTCCAGTTTTCGTTTACCAGTTCCAATATACCAGCCGATTCCCTTGTTTTGCTGTGATAGATAGGCTGTTCCGAGCAATTGACCGGACTGATCTTGCAATTCAACTACCGTTTCCATCTCCAAGGATTCAGGAAAATCTCCCGCATCCAACAATTGGATCCCTTTTCTTATTTTCTTGGCAACCTGTGCCCCAACTGTCAGTTTCTTCATATACTAATTATATCAGAAATTCTGAAATTAAATTTAAAAAAACTTCTATCTTTTATCCTAATTTTGAAAGTATGTTATAATGGACTGAGATTTTATTTTTACTCGAAGAGGAATAGATTTTTGAATAAACTTTTGAACTCCCTGAAAAAAGGGTTGAAAACACGACTAGGTTTTGTCCTACTATTGGTAGGCATTTATTGGCTAAAATCGATTTGGGCTTACTACATTGACTTTGACTTGGATATGAAGGGCTTCTACCAAAACATGCTGGCCTTCATCAATCCTATTCCATTTGGATTACTGCTAATTGGCGCTTCCCTTTACATCCGTAAGACCAAGGTATTTTATGGATTTGCCTTTGCTATTTATTTTATTTTATTCTCTTGGCTGTTTTCAAATGCCATCTATTACAGGGAATTTTCTGATTTCATTACCATCTCGACTATGATGGCGACTTCAAGTGTCTCCGCAGGTTTGGGCGAAGCCGCTTTAAAACTCTTTCGGATCTGGGACCTAGTTTATCTGCTGGATTTCATCATCTTTGGTGTTCTACTCGTTAAGAAAATGGTGGTGTTGGATAAAAAGGCTTTCCCAATCCGCCAAAGCTTTGCTATCACAGCCTTATCTGTTATGCTTGCTTCAGCTAACCTCTTTCTGGCTGAAATCGATCGCCCAGAACTACTGTCTCGCGGTTTTTCAAATACCTATATCGTCAGAGCTCTTGGATTACCAGCCTTTCTCGGCTATAATGCTAACCAGACCTATAAGGCCCATCAAGACCGTTCAGGAGCTACTGCTGAAGATTTGGTTCCTGTTCAGGAGTACATTTCTGAACACTATGCTGCACCAAACGACCAGTATTTTGGCATTGCCAAGGGTCGAAATGTTATCTATATCCACTTAGAAAGTTTGCAACAGTTCGTCATTGACTATAAGTTGAATGTCGATGGGGTTGACTACGAAGTGACTCCCTTCCTCAATTCCCTCTACCACTCTTCATCCACTCTCGCCTTTTCAAACTTCTTTAACCAGGTTAAGGCAGGTAAAACTTCTGATGCTGAGACCATGATTGAAACTTCTCTATTTGGACTCAACCAAGGGTCCTTTATGGTCCAATACGGAGGCACCAATACCCAACAAGCTGCCCCTCATATCTTAGCTCAAAACGGAGGTTATAGCTCGGCTGTCTTCCATGGAAATGCAGGAAGTTTTTGGAACCGTAACAATACCTACAAACAGTGGGGCTACAATTACTTCTTTGATCAATCCTATTTCACTGAACAAACGGATGAAAACTCCTTCCAATACGGACTGAACGATAAAATCATGCTTGCTGACTCTATCGAATATCTAGAGCATATGCAACAACCTTTCTACGCAAAATACATCACTGTATCCAATCACTATCCTTATACAACCAGTTTGATCGGAGATGAGATCGGCTTCCCATTGGCCCAAACAGATGATGAAACTATCAATGGTTACTTTGCTACCGCTAACTACTTGGATTCTTCCATCGAAGCTTTCTTTAATTACTTAAAAGCTACTGGCTTGTATGAAAAATCCGTAATTGTTCTCTACGGAGACCATTACGGGATCTCAAATTCACGCAACCCTGACTTAGCACCTTTGATCGGCAAGGATTCTGAAACATGGTCTGATTATGACAATGCCATGTTGCAACGTGTACCTTACATGGTTGTTATTCCTGGTATGACAACTGGCAAGATTATCGATACCTACGGAGGGGAAATCGATGCCCTACCAACCCTTGAACACCTGCTTGGTATTGAGGCAAATAATTTCCTTCAGGTCGGCCAAGACCTCTTGTCTCCTGAAAATGACCAAGTTGTCGCCATGCGTACTTCTGGAACCTTTATTAGTCCAAAATACACCAGCTATGCAGGGAAATTGTACTATACAGAAACCGGTGAGGAAATCACCAATCCAGATGAAACAACAATTGCCGAAGTTGAGGCCCTCAAGGCCGCTGCCGCTGCCCAATTAGCAGCGAGTGATGCTATTCAAACAGGTGACTTGATTCGTTTCTTTGACAATGGCCTCCCAACAGTGGATACTAGCCAGTTCTCCTACCTCAATTCTCTAGAGGCAGAATTGGCCATTGAAAAAGCTCTGGGCAATCAATCAACCAGCCTATATAGTCAAAATGGCAATCAATCAACGGTGAACCTCTTTAAGGCACCAAGCTATCAGGAACTACATAGTTCAACAAGTGCTTCTTCCTCTACTTCTACAAGTACAAGCACGACAACTTCAACCTCTTCGACAAGCGGAGAATAATTAAAAAAATGAGACTGGGCAAAAAGCCTAGGGACACTTCTCAGAGTTCGTGTCAACATCTCAGCGCAGTGGTTGATTGGGTTTAACAGTCCAGTGGACTGTTAAAGGTTAGAGATAAGATTTGCGAAGCAAATCTCAGCAATTCGTGCTTTGCACTCCAAATCTAGCCTCTACGACTGATGCGAACAGAGTTCACTTCATTTCCAACCTCCAACAGTCACTAATCTGACTGTTGGAGCTATGCAGGGATGGGAGTAAAATAGTCCAGTGGACTATTTTAGCTCGAACCTACTGTTTGGAAGTGAGGGTGAACTCTTTTTTTGACTTAATCAAGTTCTTTCCAACTCCCATTTTCTTATTGACAAACAAATTTCACATTTTCAATTTTTGAATGATTTTCTCTTCTTCATACAAAAAAGACTGGTCAAGTGAACTGCACCCCAAAAGTTAGACACAAAATCTAACGATTGGGGTGTTTTTCTTATGAAATTAAGTTATGAAGATAAACTAGAAATATATGAGCTGAGAAAGAGTGGCGTGTCGTGGGTCAACCTTAGCCAGATATACAAGGTCACTATTGCCAATCTCACATACATGATAAAACTCATGGATCGATATGGCGTGGAAAGCGTTGAAAAAGGTAAAAATAGGTATTATTCACCTGAATTAAAGCAAGAAATAATGGATAAGGTCTTGATTCATGGGTGCTCTCAACTCTCAGTTTCCCTTGATTATGCCTTGCCAAATCGAGGAATGCTTCCCAATTGGATAGCACAATACAAGAAAAACGGGTATACTATTCTTGAAAAACCAAGAGGGAGACCGAGCAAGATGGGACGTAAACGCAAGAAAACCTGGGAAGAGATGACGGAATTAGAGCGCCTTCAAGAGGAAAATGAACGTCTTCGAACTGAGGTGGCCTTCCTAAAAAAGTTGAGAGAACTTCGCTTGAGGGACGAAACACTAGTGCGCGAACAGCAGAAACAATTAGAGATATGGTCCAAGGAGGATTCCGACTAGACCTCCTACTTGCGACAGCTAAAATGCCTCGCTCAACTTATTATTATCAAGTCAAGCAACTGGAGAAACCCGACAAGAACAAAGCCATTAAGGCTGAAATTCAAGCCATTTATGATGACCATAAAGGTAATTACGGCTATCGTCGGATTTATTTAGAACTCAGAAATCGAGGTTTCTTCATCAACCACAAAAAGGTGCAGCGCTTGATGACAGTCATGGGCTTAGCGGCTCGTATTCGTCGTAAGCGCAAGTATGCTTCTTACAAAGGTGAGTTGGGTAAGAAGGCTGATAATCTGATTAAACGTCAGTTTGAGGGATCTAAGCCTTATGAAAAATGTTATACCGATGTGACGGAGTTTGCTTTGCCT is a genomic window of Streptococcus sp. 29896 containing:
- a CDS encoding ABC transporter ATP-binding protein — its product is MTTILSIQNIHKTFEAGTVNENHVLRGLNLDVQEGDFISIIGGNGAGKSTFMNSLAGALTVDSGDILLEGKSIKNVSAAKRSKDISRVFQDPKMGTASRLTIEENMAIAYRRGLSRGLGWGVKDSERAIFKEALKELGLGLEERMKVDTQFLSGGQRQALTLMMASLVKPKVLLLDEHTAALDPKTSDMVMELTKKIVESHQLTALMITHNMENAIEYGNRLVMLHRGQIVVDVRGEEKKNLTVQDLMELFHKNSGEKLIDDEMIL
- a CDS encoding ABC transporter substrate-binding protein translates to MYSYLVKKLTGISVIGLSALALAACSTSSNSSSSETVAVGILQYMEHDSLTAAREGFVAELAANGYTEGDKITLDYQNAQGDQANLQTISEQLVGDNDIVLAIATPAAQSLATVSTETPILFTAVTDPLSADLVESIEQPGGLLTGTSDQAPIDKQVELLGQAVPDAKTVGILYTTSERNSEVQVEQAQKLLEDAGYTVVVKGISSTNEVQDAATILMQDVDAVFVPTDNTVASTMSMIGELSVEYKVPVIGGSTDMVDQGGLLTYGTNYEALGRQTAKIAIEILEGADPAETAVQYPETVELHVNTDMAEKLGIDVSNLTVSE
- the aroC gene encoding chorismate synthase; this translates as MRYLTAGESHGPRLTAIIEGVPAGLPLTAEQINEDLKRRQGGYGRGARMQIETDQVEITAGVRHGKTTGAPITLNVTNKDHQKWLEIMSVEDIDDKLKSKRRITRPRPGHADLVGGIKYRFDDLRNSLERSSARETTMRVAVGAVAKRILAELDMEIANHVVVFGGKEIDVPDGLSVAQVRELAAQSEVSIVNQEREDEIKAYIDQIKRDGDTIGGVVETIVGGVPVGLGSYVQWDKKLDAKLAQAVVSINAFKGVEFGVGFQAGYLKGSQVMDEIVWSEEAGYTRRTNNLGGFEGGMTNGEPIVIRGVMKPIPTLYKPLMSVDIETHEPYKATVERSDPTALPAAGVVMEAVVATVLATEILEKFSSDNMEELKEAVDKHRQFTKEF
- a CDS encoding prephenate dehydrogenase, which codes for MSKTIYIAGLGLIGASIALGIRRDHPEYRLLGYNRSQESRIIALEAGMIDAATDCFEKFAAEADVIILCLPIKQTIQFIKKLATLDLKEQVLVTDAGSTKAEIVAAADTYLAPKNVNFIGGHPMAGSHKTGAAAADVHLFENAYYIFTPSLATKKDAIARMTDLLSGLRARFIEISAQDHDRITSQVSHFPHVLASSLMNQAGAYVSDYPLTNNFAAGGFRDMTRIAESEPGMWTSILLSNRESILERMQEFQARLDQVAHMIQAGDEEAIWQFFEAGRQTRKAMEIHKRAGVDSFYDLFITVPDQEDIILAILEILRGISVVNIRINEENREDIHGILQITFKNKRDQQEAFRRLEEKTSYSISIE
- the aroB gene encoding 3-dehydroquinate synthase; this encodes MKLTVNLPNTPYDILIQRGSLAQTGTWVKELWKPQKIAIITDDHVGSLYRETVQSSLKQAGFETIVFEFPEGEVSKNLDTVNQAYEFLVKNGMTRSDGIIALGGGVVGDLAGFVASTYMRGIHFLQIPTSLTAQVDSSIGGKTGVNTPFAKNMVGTFCQPDGVLIDPDTLKTLGKRELIEGMGEVVKYGLIDDVELWETLDQLDGSVKSILEHADYIIYHSCEVKRKVVVEDELDNGVRLYLNFGHTIGHAIEATAGYGQVMHGEAVAIGMVQIARVAEKKGLMPAGITEKIIAMCEKFGLPTTHQPWNVDELYAALTRDKKARGKTIKLVIVPQLGKAAIHQIPMGEMLEYLQV
- a CDS encoding ABC transporter permease, encoding MDLILSSISQGLLWSIMAIGVYLTFRILDIADLTAEGAYPLGAAVCATGIVNGLNPLLATFLGFVAGMLAGLVSGLLHTKLKIPALLTGIVTLTGLYSINLKVLGKANVALLKQETLVTQLQDLGLTKTNAVLLIGAVFVIVVILLLTLLLNTQIGLAIRSTGDNIPMSEANGINVDNMKIYGYMLSNGLIALCGALLTQNNGYADLNSGTGTIVIGLASVIIAEVVLRNLKIGQRLASVVLGAVIYRLIILTILEIPGMDADLVKLFSAILLATVLYVPELQKKLNIRRPKLNGNA
- a CDS encoding YlbF/YmcA family competence regulator; translated protein: MSTNVYDIANQLERAIRNLPEYKAVEAIKVSIDGNKEAKTILENYVNFQKDVQAQLQAGQIPGEDVQKKMVEFNKQVQANPLLVEYFSKQQILGTYVADLERIIFQPLNELL
- a CDS encoding ABC transporter substrate-binding protein is translated as MGFKKIVLSSVALLSAVTLAACSASSSDSESVKLGIIQYAEHDALSASREGFLEALAEAGYVEGENITVDYQNSQGDQANLQTMVEQLAGENNVNFAIATPAAQALLSVDSETPSVFTAVTDPVEAGLVNSMEAPGGNMTGSVDSTDVEGQIEMLLKVVPEAKTVGIFYNSSEVNSEVQAETAKKALEAAGVSVVIKTVTSTNDVQQVMTSLAGQVDAIYLPTDNTVASTASTIGEILKEAKVPAMGSDAAVLDAALFTYGVDYHAIGVQAGELAVQILEGADPAELAVETPETAAIAVNEEMASAVGIDPATIEALAK